From the Quercus lobata isolate SW786 chromosome 6, ValleyOak3.0 Primary Assembly, whole genome shotgun sequence genome, one window contains:
- the LOC115950007 gene encoding protein FAR1-RELATED SEQUENCE 5-like, giving the protein MDAIANLNPRVGMEFDTSKDAWEFGVKYGRQMGFNVRKHYTNKSKKDGNVTSRGLVYAKQGIRGTEEEDIVLTHNQDDTRTNCPLRLYVSLVQEAGKYKVADFVGEHNHTLRLSETIYMMRS; this is encoded by the coding sequence ATGGATGCCATTGCAAATTTGAATCCTAGAGTTGGTATGGAATTCGATACATCAAAAGATGCATGGGAATTTGGGGTAAAATATGGAAGGCAAATGGGTTTTAATGTTAGAAAACATTACACAAATAAAAGTAAGAAGGATGGAAATGTAACATCAAGGGGACTTGTATACGCAAAACAAGGCATTCGAGgtacagaagaagaagatatcgTTCTCACTCATAATCAAGATGATACAAGGACTAATTGTCCTTTAAGGTTATATGTTTCATTAGTGCAAGAAGCTGGAAAGTATAAAGTGGCTGATTTTGTTGGAGAACATAATCACACTCTTCGTCTATCAgaaacaatttatatgatgAGATCTTAA
- the LOC115995044 gene encoding putative vesicle-associated membrane protein 726 — protein sequence MGQQSLIYSFVARGTVILAEYTEFTGNFTSIASQCLQKLPASNNKFTYNCDGHTFNYLVENGFTYCVVAVESAGRQIPIAFLERVKEDFNKRYGGGKAATAVANSLNKEFGSKLKEHMQYCVDHPEEISKLAKVKAQVSEVKGVMMENIEKVLDRGEKIELLVDKTENLRSQAQDFRQQGTKMRRKMWLQNMKIKLIVLGIIIALILIIVLSVCHGFKC from the exons atggGGCAGCAATCTCTGATCTACAGCTTCGTGGCTCGAGGCACGGTGATTCTGGCGGAGTACACGGAGTTCACCGGAAATTTCACGAGCATCGCTTCGCAATGCCTCCAGAAGCTTCCGGCTTCCAACAACAAGTTCACCTACAACTGTGACGGCCACACCTTCAATTACCTCGTCGAAAATGGCTTCA CCTATTGTGTGGTTGCTGTTGAATCTGCTGGTAGACAGATTCCCATTGCCTTTTTGGAGCGAGTTAAGGAAGATTTCAACAAGAGATATGGCGGAGGGAAAGCTGCAACTGCTGTTGCGAACAGCCTCAATAAAGAGTTTGG GTCCAAACTGAAGGAGCACATGCAGTATTGCGTGGATCATCCCGAAGAGATAAGCAAGCTTGCGAAAGTGAAGGCTCAGGTTTCTGAAGTCAAGGGTGTTATGATGGAAAATATTGAGAAG GTTCTTGACCGTGGTGAGAAGATTGAGCTGCTGGTGGATAAAACTGAGAACCTTCGCTCACAG GCACAAGATTTTAGGCAACAGGGAACTAAAATGAGAAGGAAGATGTGGCTTCAGAATATGAAGATAAAATTGATTGTTTTGGGTATCATCATTGCCTTGATTCTTATCATTGTTTTGTCTGTTTGCCATGGCTTCAAATGTTAA
- the LOC115949589 gene encoding alpha-1,3/1,6-mannosyltransferase ALG2 has translation MERKKDSSKLNIAIFHPDLGIGGAERLIVDAAVELASHGHNVHIFTAHHDKDRCFEETLAGTFSVTVYGAFLPRHIFYRFHALCAYLQCIFVALCVLFMWPSFDVILADQVSVVIPLLKLKKPMKVVFYCHFPDLLLAQHTTVLRRIYRKPIDFIEEITTGMADMILVNSRFTASTFANTFKHLHTRGLRPAVLYPAVNVDQFDEPHSNKLNFLSINRFERKKNIDLAISAFAMLHNLEGDVLQNSNLDDASLTIAGGYDKRLRENVEYLEELKSLAEREGVSHRVNFITSCSTDERNALLSQCLCVLYTPKDEHFGIVPLESMAAHKPVIACNSGGPVETIKDGETGFLCDPTPQKFSLAMAKLIQDPTMAKRMGEEARRHVTESFSTKIFGQRLNQYILDIAQPKRD, from the exons ATGGAGAGAAAGAAGGATAGCTCCAAATTGAACATCGCCATCTTTCATCCCGATCTTGGTATAG GTGGTGCTGAAAGATTAATAGTTGATGCGGCTGTTGAACTTGCATCCCATGGCCACAATGTTCATATTTTTACTGCTCACCATGATAAAGATCGCTGTTTTGAGGAAACGCTTGCTG GTACCTTTTCAGTTACAGTATATGGTGCCTTCCTTCCCCGACATATTTTCTACCGTTTTCATGCTTTATGTGCATATCTGCAGTGCATTTTTGTTGCTCTTTGTGTGCTGTTCATGTGGCCTTCATTTGATGTTATACTAGCAGATCAGGTCTCTGTTGTCATTCCATTATTGAAACTTAAAAAGCCAATGAAG GTTGTATTCTATTGTCATTTTCCAGATCTGTTGCTGGCTCAACACACTACTGTTCTCAGGAGGATATATAGGAAACCAATTGACTTCATAGAAGAAATAACCACTG GAATGGCAGATATGATACTTGTTAACAGCAGATTTACTGCATCTACCTTCGCAAATACATTCAAGCATCTTCATACTCGGGGACTTCGACCAGCTGTTCTTTATCCAGCTGTTAATGTGGATCAGTTTGATGAACCCCATTCAAATAA GTTGAATTTTCTGTCCATCAAccgatttgaaagaaaaaagaatatagaTCTAGCAATTTCAGCCTTTGCTATGCTTCACAACCTTGAAGGAGATGTCCTCCAAAATAGTAACCTGGATGATGCTTCATTGACCATTGCAG GTGGATATGATAAACGCCTGAGAGAGAATGTTGAATACCTGGAGGAGCTTAAAAGCTTAGCAGAAAGGGAAGGAGTGTCTCATCGGGTTAACTTCATTACATCATGCTCAACAGATGAAAGAAACGCACTTCTCTCCCAATGTCTGTGTGTACTTTATACACCAAAG GATGAACATTTTGGGATTGTTCCATTGGAGTCCATGGCAGCTCATAAACCTGTTATTGCATGCAATAGTGGTGGCCCTGTAGAGACAATTAAGGATGGGGAAACAGGATTTCTTTGTGATCCTACTCCACAAAAGTTCTCTTTGGCTATGGCTAAACTTATTCAGGACCCTACAATGGCTAAGAGAATGGGTGAAGAGGCCCGGCGACATGTTACTGAGTCATTTTCCACAAAGATATTTGGCCAGCGACTAAATCAATATATTCTTGACATTGCTCAGCCTAAGAGAGACTAA